From Verrucomicrobiota bacterium, one genomic window encodes:
- the waaF gene encoding lipopolysaccharide heptosyltransferase II, with translation MKILILKPSALGDVVQALPVLRLIKLRYPGSEIYWWVNSNLSPLLEADPDLTGVISFERNGWAGPKRWKKLWQNVRWMRAQAFDWVIDLQGLARSGSLAWLANGKCTIGLDEPREGARGFYDIIVARPTFHTHAVDWYLRVLPFLEVPVHWNFNWLPERADVAVAVQQKWNPGSARWLIVQPGARWLNKRWPAEYFAELVRQLTAQHPELRFAILGAEEDRSLGTLIARAAPTRCLALAGELTLPEMVEWIRLSVLMVTNDTGPMHVAAALGKPVVPIFGPTEPRRTGPYRQTDQALQLNLPCVPCLKSTCTYEKPFECLRGLSPATVLAHVQQRLASPAN, from the coding sequence TTGAAAATTCTGATTCTTAAACCCAGTGCGCTCGGTGACGTGGTGCAGGCGTTGCCGGTTTTGCGGCTCATCAAACTGCGGTATCCCGGGAGTGAGATTTACTGGTGGGTGAATTCCAATTTGTCGCCGCTGCTCGAAGCCGACCCGGACCTCACCGGAGTAATTTCATTTGAACGCAACGGCTGGGCCGGGCCGAAGCGCTGGAAAAAGCTGTGGCAAAACGTCCGGTGGATGCGGGCACAAGCGTTCGACTGGGTCATAGATTTGCAGGGTCTGGCGCGCAGCGGATCGCTGGCCTGGCTGGCCAATGGGAAATGCACAATCGGCCTGGACGAGCCGCGCGAAGGCGCCCGAGGATTTTATGATATCATCGTGGCGCGCCCTACCTTTCACACTCACGCGGTGGACTGGTATCTGCGCGTCTTGCCATTTCTGGAAGTGCCGGTGCATTGGAATTTCAACTGGCTACCGGAACGAGCGGACGTTGCCGTCGCAGTCCAACAAAAGTGGAATCCGGGAAGTGCACGCTGGCTCATTGTTCAACCGGGAGCGCGGTGGTTGAACAAACGCTGGCCGGCGGAGTATTTCGCGGAGTTGGTGCGGCAGCTGACCGCGCAGCATCCAGAGCTTCGATTTGCCATTCTGGGCGCGGAGGAGGACCGGTCTTTGGGCACGCTCATCGCCCGCGCCGCGCCGACACGTTGTCTGGCTCTGGCCGGCGAGTTGACGCTGCCCGAAATGGTCGAGTGGATCCGGTTGAGCGTGTTGATGGTGACCAACGATACCGGGCCGATGCACGTTGCGGCGGCGCTCGGCAAGCCCGTGGTGCCAATCTTCGGCCCGACGGAACCCCGCCGGACCGGACCGTACCGTCAAACTGATCAGGCATTGCAACTGAATCTGCCGTGCGTGCCGTGTCTCAAGTCCACGTGCACGTACGAGAAACCGTTTGAATGTCTGCGCGGGCTTTCTCCCGCCAC
- a CDS encoding metallophosphoesterase family protein, whose protein sequence is MRYAIIADIHANLEALQVVLEDIKEQKCTHYACVGDVVGYNANPKECLDIIRDMGMPCVKGNHDEYCSSEDPLEGFNPHAAEAVNWTRRQLNEEDRQWLRDLKYLRMVASFSMVHATLDGPQRWGYVFDKLAAAASFTYQNTAVCFFGHTHVPVAFIRDSMVRGGTYSKFKVEPGKKYFVNVGAVGQPRDGNPKAGYVVYDVDEGTIELRRLDYDIPKAQKKILEAGLPARLAERLALGR, encoded by the coding sequence ATGCGGTACGCAATCATAGCCGATATTCACGCCAATCTGGAAGCGTTGCAGGTTGTTCTGGAGGACATCAAGGAACAGAAGTGCACTCATTACGCCTGTGTGGGTGACGTGGTGGGTTACAACGCCAATCCCAAAGAATGCCTGGATATTATTCGCGACATGGGCATGCCGTGTGTCAAAGGCAATCATGACGAATACTGCTCCTCTGAAGATCCGCTGGAAGGATTTAATCCGCATGCGGCGGAGGCGGTCAACTGGACGCGTCGGCAATTGAACGAGGAAGACCGCCAGTGGTTGCGAGACCTCAAGTATCTGCGAATGGTGGCCAGTTTCTCCATGGTGCACGCCACACTCGATGGCCCGCAGCGCTGGGGTTATGTGTTCGACAAACTGGCGGCGGCGGCCAGTTTCACGTACCAGAACACGGCGGTTTGTTTTTTTGGGCATACGCATGTGCCGGTGGCGTTCATCCGCGACAGCATGGTGCGCGGCGGAACTTATTCCAAATTCAAGGTTGAGCCGGGCAAAAAATATTTTGTGAACGTCGGCGCCGTCGGCCAGCCGCGCGATGGAAATCCGAAGGCGGGTTACGTGGTTTATGACGTGGACGAAGGCACGATCGAATTACGCCGTCTGGATTACGATATCCCAAAGGCCCAGAAGAAGATTTTGGAAGCGGGATTGCCGGCGCGACTGGCAGAGCGACTGGCCTTGGGGCGCTGA
- a CDS encoding acylphosphatase, producing the protein MKRCRLHIFYSGRVQGVGFRYTVRALVSGFEVTGTVRNLPDGRVELVAEGTKEELEAFRRAIRESELGHFIQDEKTSWAEAQNEFRGFEIVR; encoded by the coding sequence ATGAAGCGATGTCGATTGCACATATTTTATTCGGGACGCGTGCAAGGTGTGGGGTTTCGATATACGGTAAGGGCGTTGGTGAGCGGATTCGAGGTGACGGGAACGGTTCGCAACCTGCCGGATGGACGGGTGGAACTGGTTGCGGAAGGGACCAAAGAAGAGTTGGAAGCGTTTCGCCGGGCGATTCGCGAGTCGGAATTGGGACATTTTATACAGGACGAAAAAACGAGTTGGGCAGAAGCGCAGAATGAATTTCGCGGGTTTGAAATCGTGAGATAA
- a CDS encoding VWA domain-containing protein, with product MNFQFTNPWWLLTLLAAAPWVFWLGWKSDAQLSAWRRRMVLAMRLLIVLAVIFALAGLQWLRPLEGMNAFFILDRSDSIPSPQQEAARLYVNKIATQKKSVDKAGVIVFGTEANIESMPNAALDVQKIQAVVGTERTDLAASIRLGTAAFPETGQKRLVVLSDGNENIGDALAAVLAAKPLGVTVDVVPLGIARSNDVAVQKLSVPPKIKKGQAFEAKIFVQSDLPQSATVRLYRNEQYLGEQKVELSAGKNLFTFPQVLSEPGFYSYDVRVEAAGDSLPQNNRASAFASVRGEPRVLVISADPETDKPLVAALQTSRLEVVAKSVGGFPSTLAEMQSYDAIFLSNVAAGDLGADSQKLLESAVRDFGVGLVCVGGDQTYAAGGYRGTPLEATLPVNMELDSKKVLPKGALALVMHGMEFNNGNQVARDTAIGALNALGPQDEMGVVLWDGSERWLFPMTTVGDKQELGRKIAGMNQGDLPSFQGVMAMAHEGLRKSTANLKHMIVFSDGDPNAPSKELMQAIVGDRITVSTVLIAGHAGPDTMIAIADQGHGRFYNVTSPNDLPQIFIKEAAVILKSAIFEEPFKPQYAAASELVRGIGADEYPRLLGYVATTPKPRAEVPLLTDKGDPLLAHWQYGLGRAAAFTSDAKAKWAKNWLGWEKYRQFWSQIAQWNLRRLENADFTTEVSVEKGEGHISVEAVDEKGDYRNFLNLQTVVVSPKGERQTVKLEQTGPGHYEARFPTREVGAYLLNLMDLKEGQLRGSQVVGASVNYSPEFNAPEPNLNLLRRLAESGGGKALNPANLTENPFLHDRQKTFQPRDLWEWLLKLAVILFPLDVALRRIQIDREEWLRATRTLRRWLFFWHGVPRTPEADESLAALLARREQVRSTQTAPAVQVKAELFQPQKPVSLPAAGEQTSTEKIEEHSAGETMLETPEERTSTTSRLLEAKRRAQQRKERE from the coding sequence ATGAATTTCCAATTCACAAATCCCTGGTGGTTGCTGACGCTGTTGGCGGCGGCGCCGTGGGTGTTCTGGCTGGGATGGAAGTCCGACGCGCAACTCAGCGCGTGGCGTCGCCGGATGGTTTTGGCCATGCGGCTGTTGATCGTTCTGGCCGTGATTTTCGCACTGGCCGGGTTGCAATGGCTGCGGCCGTTGGAAGGCATGAACGCTTTCTTCATTCTCGACCGCTCGGACAGCATTCCTTCCCCGCAACAGGAGGCGGCGCGGTTGTATGTCAACAAAATCGCAACTCAAAAGAAATCCGTGGACAAGGCGGGCGTGATCGTGTTTGGCACCGAGGCGAACATCGAGTCGATGCCCAACGCCGCGCTGGATGTGCAGAAAATCCAGGCGGTCGTGGGCACGGAACGGACGGACCTGGCGGCATCGATCCGCCTGGGCACGGCGGCATTCCCGGAAACGGGCCAGAAGCGGCTCGTGGTGTTGTCGGACGGTAATGAAAACATCGGTGACGCGCTGGCGGCGGTGCTGGCGGCCAAACCGCTGGGCGTAACGGTGGATGTCGTGCCGCTGGGCATCGCGCGCAGCAACGATGTGGCCGTGCAGAAATTGAGCGTGCCGCCTAAAATCAAGAAGGGGCAGGCATTCGAGGCCAAGATTTTTGTGCAGTCCGATCTACCGCAGTCGGCGACGGTGCGGTTGTATCGCAACGAACAATATCTAGGCGAACAAAAGGTCGAGCTTTCCGCGGGCAAAAATCTGTTCACGTTTCCGCAGGTGCTCTCCGAGCCGGGCTTCTACAGTTACGATGTGCGGGTGGAAGCGGCGGGTGATTCGCTGCCGCAGAACAATCGCGCCAGCGCCTTTGCGAGCGTGCGCGGCGAGCCACGCGTGCTGGTGATTTCCGCCGACCCTGAAACCGACAAGCCGCTCGTGGCTGCGCTGCAAACCTCGCGGCTGGAGGTCGTCGCGAAGAGTGTGGGCGGTTTTCCCAGCACGCTGGCGGAGATGCAGAGTTACGACGCGATTTTCCTGAGCAATGTGGCGGCCGGGGATTTGGGCGCGGATTCACAAAAGTTGCTGGAGAGCGCCGTGCGGGATTTTGGCGTGGGTCTGGTTTGCGTGGGCGGAGATCAGACGTACGCGGCGGGCGGGTATCGCGGCACGCCGCTGGAAGCGACGCTGCCAGTGAACATGGAACTGGACAGCAAGAAGGTTTTGCCGAAAGGCGCGCTCGCGCTGGTGATGCACGGGATGGAATTCAACAACGGCAACCAGGTGGCGCGCGATACGGCAATCGGCGCATTGAATGCCCTTGGGCCGCAGGACGAAATGGGCGTGGTGTTGTGGGATGGCTCGGAGCGCTGGCTGTTTCCGATGACGACCGTGGGCGACAAACAGGAACTGGGACGAAAAATTGCCGGAATGAATCAAGGCGATTTGCCGTCGTTTCAAGGAGTGATGGCGATGGCGCATGAAGGTTTGAGAAAATCGACGGCCAATCTCAAACACATGATCGTCTTCAGCGACGGCGATCCCAACGCGCCATCGAAGGAATTGATGCAGGCGATCGTCGGCGACCGGATCACGGTGAGCACGGTGTTGATCGCCGGTCACGCAGGCCCGGACACCATGATCGCCATCGCCGATCAGGGGCACGGGCGCTTCTACAATGTCACTTCGCCGAACGACCTGCCGCAGATTTTCATCAAGGAAGCAGCGGTGATTTTGAAGTCGGCGATCTTTGAAGAACCATTCAAGCCGCAATACGCGGCGGCGAGCGAACTGGTGCGGGGCATCGGCGCGGATGAATATCCCCGCTTGCTCGGGTATGTGGCGACGACACCCAAACCGCGCGCGGAAGTGCCGTTGTTGACGGACAAGGGTGACCCACTGCTGGCGCATTGGCAGTACGGATTAGGGCGCGCGGCGGCGTTTACCTCAGACGCGAAAGCAAAGTGGGCCAAGAACTGGTTGGGGTGGGAGAAGTATCGACAGTTCTGGTCGCAGATTGCGCAATGGAATTTGCGGCGGCTGGAGAATGCGGACTTCACAACGGAAGTGTCCGTTGAAAAAGGCGAGGGCCACATCAGCGTCGAAGCCGTGGACGAAAAAGGCGACTACCGGAACTTTTTGAATTTGCAGACGGTGGTGGTCAGTCCGAAAGGCGAGCGGCAGACGGTAAAACTCGAACAAACCGGGCCGGGTCATTACGAGGCGCGTTTCCCGACGCGGGAAGTGGGGGCGTATCTGCTCAATCTCATGGACTTGAAGGAGGGGCAATTGCGCGGGTCGCAGGTGGTGGGCGCCAGTGTGAATTATTCGCCGGAGTTCAATGCGCCGGAGCCGAACTTGAATCTGTTGCGGCGCCTGGCTGAGAGCGGCGGCGGCAAGGCGCTGAATCCCGCCAACCTCACCGAGAATCCCTTTTTGCACGACCGGCAAAAGACTTTTCAGCCGCGCGATTTGTGGGAATGGCTCCTGAAGCTGGCAGTGATTTTGTTCCCGCTCGATGTGGCGCTGCGGCGGATTCAAATCGACCGGGAGGAGTGGCTGCGCGCCACACGGACTTTGCGTCGCTGGCTCTTTTTCTGGCACGGGGTTCCCAGGACGCCCGAGGCGGACGAGTCACTGGCGGCTTTGCTGGCGCGACGTGAACAGGTGCGCTCGACACAAACGGCGCCAGCGGTTCAAGTCAAAGCGGAGTTGTTCCAGCCGCAAAAGCCCGTGAGCCTCCCGGCGGCCGGGGAGCAAACCTCGACCGAAAAGATCGAGGAACACTCGGCGGGCGAAACGATGCTGGAAACGCCGGAAGAGCGGACCAGCACAACCAGTCGTTTGCTCGAAGCGAAGCGGCGCGCGCAACAGAGGAAGGAGCGAGAATGA
- a CDS encoding ABC transporter permease subunit: MNWPLLQNSLLVAGTTTALAAGLGFVAALWLATLAARWRNVFLALAVVALALPPFLVTNCWLDLLGEAGVWQGWFPFKIYSLAGSVWVLSLMLWPVATLLVLSGWRRLEAAQLEADPAVTGWALLHGLLLPVARGEVALAAVLTFVLALNNFAVPAILQTKVLPDEIWIRFNTAFDTAGALKASLPLVMAPIVLLALLRRREVEWPRLQGTVPARIFKRQLGAGWSWACGTFSFALCAVSVGLPIAEIASARRTWTELGGAVMAGTDAIRNSFWFAALAATVVIAVALMVATSHSQRRDAENAEGRRENSLLGASSAFFVSLRLGLVWLPFLIPGVLLGIALIHLFNNGVLTAFYQSVGIVVLAFGIRYFALGWSGARQAVRTVDRDLTDAAILEGATRWQMMRHVLWPQIAPQVLAAWYVVYLLCLWDVESMILVYPPGSETLALRIFNLLHYGHNAQVNALCLTLLGLAMAPLLIWHAVTRITRRTSDIQESSKHQHPSTREVPSSKFQTLRVAASLGVWYLKFPWMLLLGAWCFCLGCTPSASKNESTLQSKYFERVQIIGSRGVGVGQFNKPRSVAVDKQDNLYVVDMTGRVQKFSPDGKFILSWQMPQTDLGKPKGMGCDRDGNIIVVEPHYQRINHFSPDGKLVAQWGTHGTNEGQFTLPRSVAVNSRGEILVSEYTVVDRVQRFRLQRAEGGGQKLEENARPHLEPATNQPTPDPSQEGNHPTLRRSPPGRGEGWVHGVSARNSFSGKSQPVSLPQDRENTSPTPVEWLGSFGQAGTGNGEFNRPEGLGIGPDDRIYLADSCNHRIQIFSPDGKWLRSYGRAGSGKGELSYPYDVRVDAAGNQFVCEFGNSRIQVFDAHDRPVEILGRPGSAPGEFSNPWAIALDSRGNLYVADAGNHRVQKFFRRATVAADVRRRLGISAIAMAREKSDRLLTSAATKSE, encoded by the coding sequence GTGAACTGGCCTTTGCTCCAAAACAGTCTGCTGGTCGCCGGAACAACAACGGCGCTGGCGGCGGGCCTTGGCTTCGTCGCAGCACTCTGGCTGGCGACGTTGGCGGCGCGTTGGCGAAATGTGTTTCTTGCGCTGGCGGTCGTGGCGTTGGCGCTACCGCCGTTCTTGGTCACGAATTGCTGGCTGGATTTGCTGGGTGAAGCCGGTGTCTGGCAAGGATGGTTTCCATTCAAAATCTATTCGCTGGCCGGGTCGGTGTGGGTTCTGTCGCTGATGTTGTGGCCGGTCGCGACGCTGCTGGTGTTGAGCGGCTGGCGGCGACTGGAAGCGGCGCAGTTGGAAGCTGATCCCGCTGTCACGGGTTGGGCGTTGCTGCACGGATTGCTGCTGCCAGTGGCGCGCGGCGAAGTGGCGTTGGCGGCGGTCCTGACGTTCGTTCTGGCGCTGAACAACTTTGCCGTGCCCGCCATTCTGCAGACGAAGGTTTTGCCTGACGAGATCTGGATTCGCTTCAACACGGCGTTCGACACGGCGGGCGCGTTGAAGGCGAGTCTGCCGCTCGTCATGGCGCCAATAGTCTTGCTGGCGTTGCTCCGGCGACGCGAGGTCGAGTGGCCGCGGTTACAGGGCACGGTGCCTGCAAGAATTTTCAAGCGACAACTTGGTGCCGGCTGGTCCTGGGCTTGCGGCACATTTTCGTTTGCGCTTTGCGCTGTCTCGGTTGGGTTGCCAATCGCGGAGATCGCGTCAGCGCGACGAACTTGGACGGAGCTTGGCGGCGCGGTAATGGCGGGAACGGACGCGATCAGGAATTCGTTCTGGTTCGCAGCGCTGGCGGCCACCGTGGTGATTGCCGTGGCGCTGATGGTCGCAACAAGTCATTCTCAACGCAGAGACGCGGAGAACGCAGAGGGTCGCAGAGAGAACTCCCTTCTCGGCGCTTCCTCTGCGTTCTTCGTGTCTCTGCGTTTGGGTCTTGTCTGGTTGCCGTTCCTCATTCCCGGCGTACTGCTCGGGATCGCGTTGATTCACTTGTTCAATAACGGGGTGCTGACGGCATTCTATCAGAGCGTGGGAATTGTCGTGCTGGCGTTTGGCATTCGCTACTTCGCGCTGGGGTGGAGCGGTGCCCGGCAGGCGGTACGGACGGTGGATCGCGATTTGACGGACGCGGCGATACTGGAAGGCGCGACGCGTTGGCAGATGATGCGGCATGTGCTTTGGCCGCAAATTGCGCCGCAGGTTCTCGCAGCGTGGTATGTGGTTTATCTGTTGTGCCTGTGGGATGTGGAGTCGATGATTTTGGTTTATCCGCCTGGTAGCGAGACGCTGGCGCTGCGGATTTTCAATCTGCTTCATTACGGACACAATGCGCAGGTCAATGCGCTATGTCTGACGCTGCTCGGGCTGGCAATGGCACCGTTGTTGATCTGGCACGCAGTAACTCGGATCACAAGGCGAACATCCGACATCCAAGAAAGCTCCAAGCACCAACATCCAAGCACCAGAGAAGTTCCAAGCTCCAAGTTTCAAACCCTAAGGGTGGCGGCATCCCTTGGTGTTTGGTATTTGAAGTTTCCCTGGATGTTGTTGCTTGGTGCTTGGTGCTTTTGTCTGGGTTGCACTCCGTCAGCATCAAAGAATGAGTCCACGTTGCAGAGCAAATATTTCGAGCGTGTGCAAATCATCGGCTCGCGCGGCGTAGGCGTCGGGCAGTTCAACAAACCACGCTCGGTGGCGGTGGACAAGCAGGACAATCTCTACGTCGTCGATATGACCGGACGCGTGCAGAAATTTTCGCCGGACGGCAAGTTCATCCTGTCGTGGCAGATGCCACAGACGGATTTGGGCAAGCCGAAGGGCATGGGCTGCGATCGCGACGGGAACATCATCGTCGTCGAGCCGCATTACCAGCGCATCAACCATTTTTCGCCGGACGGCAAACTCGTGGCGCAATGGGGAACGCACGGCACAAACGAGGGCCAGTTTACGTTGCCGCGCTCGGTCGCGGTCAATTCGCGGGGTGAAATTCTTGTCAGCGAATATACCGTGGTGGATCGGGTGCAGCGGTTTCGACTGCAGAGGGCGGAGGGCGGAGGTCAGAAATTAGAAGAAAACGCTCGCCCTCACCTTGAGCCTGCCACGAACCAGCCCACCCCTGACCCCTCCCAGGAGGGGAACCATCCAACATTGCGCCGCTCCCCTCCTGGGAGGGGCGAGGGGTGGGTTCATGGGGTCAGCGCGCGAAATTCTTTTTCAGGGAAGTCTCAACCTGTCTCTCTCCCCCAGGACAGGGAGAACACATCGCCGACTCCAGTGGAATGGCTGGGCAGCTTCGGGCAAGCCGGGACGGGCAACGGTGAGTTCAATCGGCCCGAAGGGTTGGGCATCGGACCAGACGACCGGATTTATCTCGCGGATTCGTGTAACCATCGCATCCAGATTTTTTCGCCAGACGGAAAATGGCTGCGCAGTTACGGCCGGGCGGGCAGCGGGAAGGGCGAATTGAGTTATCCCTACGATGTCCGCGTGGACGCGGCTGGAAATCAATTTGTCTGCGAGTTCGGGAACAGTCGCATCCAGGTTTTCGATGCGCACGATCGGCCGGTGGAAATTCTAGGTAGGCCGGGAAGCGCACCGGGTGAATTCAGCAATCCGTGGGCAATTGCGCTGGATTCCCGTGGAAACCTTTACGTGGCGGACGCGGGAAATCATCGGGTGCAGAAATTTTTCCGACGCGCGACTGTAGCCGCCGACGTTAGAAGGCGGTTGGGAATTTCGGCGATTGCCATGGCCCGAGAAAAGTCTGACCGCCTCCTCACGTCGGCGGCTACGAAATCAGAATGA
- a CDS encoding substrate-binding domain-containing protein: MSEPPKEKDHWFRDMLIYGPMTGLLPVLVIGILAALLLPALSKAKAKAKNRVIVYAAQDQVYAEPILREFEKETGINVRAIYDSEAVKTVGLANRLLAERSHPQCDVFWGNEEMRTRQLAAQGVFRETNGWAAFGYRSRRIVINTNFVSLESAPASGAVSRAPRETFATGATETNQSANHVIPLVDGASARTREGARAPQSLLELTNETWRGKVALAFPQFGTTTTHFHALRQLWGEERWLAWCRALAANKPFIVDGNSVVVKLVARGEGWIGLTDSDDIAAEQREGAPILALPLTGEVLLIPNTVAVVRNAPHPNNAEKLFQFLQRRDVVGQLVAAHALESTEAGRRRGDESQTEKRSETPHVVSYGEIESPALQPDWDLLLRDLETTTKQLNEIFLR; encoded by the coding sequence ATGAGCGAACCGCCGAAAGAAAAGGACCATTGGTTTCGTGACATGCTGATCTATGGTCCCATGACCGGACTGCTCCCGGTTCTTGTAATAGGAATTCTAGCAGCGCTACTTCTCCCGGCGCTTTCAAAGGCCAAAGCGAAAGCCAAAAATCGAGTCATCGTTTACGCCGCCCAAGATCAAGTCTATGCCGAGCCGATTCTGCGCGAGTTCGAGAAGGAAACCGGCATCAACGTCCGCGCGATTTACGACAGTGAAGCGGTGAAGACCGTCGGGCTCGCGAATCGGCTGCTCGCCGAGCGGAGCCATCCACAGTGCGACGTGTTCTGGGGCAATGAGGAGATGCGCACACGCCAACTCGCCGCGCAAGGCGTGTTCCGCGAAACCAACGGTTGGGCTGCGTTCGGCTATCGCAGCCGCCGGATTGTGATCAACACCAACTTTGTTTCGTTGGAGAGCGCGCCCGCCTCGGGCGCAGTTTCGCGGGCCCCGCGCGAAACCTTCGCGACGGGTGCGACCGAAACAAATCAATCGGCGAACCACGTCATTCCGCTGGTGGACGGGGCGTCCGCCAGAACGCGCGAGGGCGCGCGTGCTCCCCAATCCTTGCTCGAACTCACCAACGAAACCTGGCGCGGCAAAGTTGCCCTGGCCTTCCCCCAATTCGGCACGACGACCACGCACTTCCATGCGCTGCGACAGCTTTGGGGCGAGGAGCGGTGGCTCGCGTGGTGTCGCGCCCTCGCGGCAAACAAACCGTTTATCGTGGACGGCAATTCCGTCGTCGTAAAACTCGTCGCCCGCGGCGAGGGGTGGATTGGGTTGACGGATTCCGACGACATCGCCGCCGAGCAACGGGAAGGCGCTCCCATCCTTGCCTTGCCGCTGACGGGAGAAGTATTGCTGATTCCGAACACCGTGGCCGTGGTTCGAAATGCGCCGCATCCGAACAACGCGGAAAAGCTTTTCCAATTCCTGCAACGCCGCGATGTCGTGGGACAACTCGTCGCCGCGCACGCCCTCGAAAGCACTGAGGCTGGTAGGAGACGAGGTGACGAGTCTCAAACTGAAAAGAGATCAGAGACTCCTCACGTCGTCTCCTACGGAGAGATTGAATCGCCCGCGTTGCAACCTGATTGGGATTTGCTGCTGCGCGATTTGGAAACAACGACCAAACAACTGAACGAGATTTTTCTAAGGTGA
- a CDS encoding BatA domain-containing protein, translating into MNFLAPVAFAFAAAIPVVIVFYLLKRKRVVKLVSSTVLWQKFLAETQASAPFQRLRHNWLLILQILLLLLAVLALSRPYFATKAKSSQLRVVILDASASMQSTDETPSRFEKARTEALKWVDALADNDKMVVLQVAANTEVKQSETSEKAALRRALQSCAAVDSPTRLVPALKMAESLVRDRGSAEIHLFSDGAVSDLSEFENKALPLIYHRVGKGANNLGVTTLDVRANPEDPKQRAIYASLVNFSTNAMQTELELRFGDQLLESRPLSIPPAETSPQVFLASQSKDGVFTVRVTAKDDLVADNQASIVSLLPQPVKVLLVTRGNRFLEKAFGATANVQLTTANDLIDAAAGFDLVVLDDVTPAFWPKGNVLAIHVSNTNWFDSVTKVEGPAIVDWKSAHPLLRYVSFDNVQIAESLATKSPTWAVSLVDAPQTPLLLAGELGRQRILWIGFDTLQSTWPLRVSFPIFIANAVEWLNPASTKSSQLMVKASDPFRLSLPQPVTSAVVTLPDGSTKSLTVDTGAKEIVFGDTFKQGTYRLRTDTNETVFCVNLLDAAESNIKPRDELQFGQYAKVSATTLQRANMELWRTIAALALLVLLFEWWYYHRRTV; encoded by the coding sequence ATGAACTTCCTCGCACCAGTCGCCTTTGCCTTTGCTGCCGCCATCCCGGTGGTAATCGTTTTCTACCTGCTCAAGCGCAAGCGGGTCGTGAAATTGGTTTCGAGCACGGTGCTGTGGCAAAAGTTTCTGGCGGAGACGCAAGCCAGCGCGCCGTTTCAAAGACTCCGTCACAACTGGCTGCTGATTCTGCAAATCCTTTTGTTGCTGCTCGCCGTGCTTGCGCTCTCGCGACCGTACTTTGCCACGAAGGCCAAGAGCAGTCAGTTGCGCGTGGTCATTCTCGATGCGTCGGCGTCGATGCAAAGCACCGATGAAACGCCGTCGCGGTTTGAAAAGGCGCGCACCGAGGCACTCAAGTGGGTGGACGCTTTGGCGGACAACGACAAGATGGTCGTGTTGCAAGTCGCGGCCAACACCGAGGTCAAACAATCCGAAACCAGCGAAAAAGCAGCTCTGCGTCGCGCCTTGCAATCGTGCGCCGCCGTCGATTCTCCGACGCGTCTCGTGCCGGCGCTCAAGATGGCCGAGTCGCTCGTGCGCGACCGAGGCAGCGCGGAGATTCATCTCTTCAGCGACGGTGCGGTTTCGGACTTGAGCGAGTTTGAGAACAAAGCCCTGCCGCTCATCTATCACCGCGTCGGCAAGGGCGCGAACAATCTCGGCGTCACGACGCTCGACGTGCGCGCGAATCCCGAAGACCCCAAACAACGCGCCATTTATGCGAGCCTGGTCAACTTTTCAACCAACGCAATGCAGACGGAATTGGAGTTGCGGTTCGGCGATCAATTGTTGGAGAGCCGCCCGCTCTCGATTCCGCCGGCAGAAACTTCGCCGCAGGTTTTTCTCGCGTCGCAATCGAAAGACGGCGTGTTCACCGTGCGAGTGACCGCCAAAGATGATCTGGTGGCGGACAACCAGGCGTCCATCGTCAGCTTGCTCCCGCAACCAGTGAAGGTGTTGCTGGTAACGCGCGGGAATCGGTTTCTTGAGAAAGCGTTTGGCGCGACGGCGAACGTGCAACTCACAACGGCGAACGATTTGATCGATGCCGCCGCCGGATTCGATCTCGTGGTGCTTGACGACGTGACGCCGGCGTTCTGGCCGAAAGGCAACGTGCTGGCGATTCACGTCTCAAACACGAACTGGTTTGACAGCGTCACCAAGGTGGAGGGGCCTGCGATTGTGGACTGGAAATCCGCGCATCCACTGCTCCGCTACGTCAGCTTCGATAACGTGCAGATCGCAGAAAGTCTCGCCACGAAGTCACCCACCTGGGCCGTGTCGCTGGTGGACGCGCCGCAAACGCCGTTGCTGCTGGCGGGTGAGTTGGGACGGCAGCGCATCTTGTGGATCGGGTTCGACACGCTCCAGAGCACGTGGCCGTTGCGCGTCTCGTTTCCCATTTTCATCGCCAACGCGGTGGAATGGCTGAACCCTGCGAGCACGAAGAGCAGCCAGCTCATGGTCAAGGCCAGCGACCCGTTCCGGCTCAGTTTGCCTCAGCCCGTGACGAGCGCGGTTGTCACGCTGCCTGATGGCTCGACGAAATCGCTGACCGTGGACACAGGCGCGAAGGAGATTGTTTTTGGCGACACGTTCAAGCAAGGGACCTATCGGTTGCGCACCGACACGAATGAAACCGTCTTTTGCGTGAACCTGCTCGACGCGGCGGAGAGCAACATCAAGCCGCGCGACGAATTACAGTTCGGCCAATACGCAAAAGTGAGCGCGACGACATTGCAGCGCGCTAACATGGAGTTGTGGCGGACGATAGCCGCGCTCGCTCTGCTCGTGCTGCTGTTCGAGTGGTGGTATTACCATCGGAGGACGGTTTAA